ATTCTGGGGCCAATTAATGGCATCACGCCAGGGAAGATACATAAACCAATTCAAGATGTAATGTATTTGCGAGCATCTAAGTGTATgtgcagatttttttttttaagtagaGATTATATGGAAATACAAGGCGCTTTTCTTGATTAAGTTACCTTAGACCAGCAGCAACACTTTTCACACTAAGCTGCTTGCCAATTTCATCGCTCAACTCGGCATTCCCATCAGCTCTCACTCCCTTCAGTGAAAAAACATACGCTTAGTTAATCAAACAGCAAAGAGAATGATGGATTCCAGCAGCAAGTAGAGTTGCTAAATAACCTCATCATCATGCAATAAATGCCATGACATAATTGCACATCTGGCAGAATAGATACTGTCCTAGCAACCGATATTGTGCATAAATGATAATAAAGTAGCACCCACAGAATAATTCGAAACATAGAAAAGAATTACCAGACACTCCCCATAAAATCCTCTGCCCAACCTTATTTTCAGAGCTTTATCCAGTAACTTATTTGCCACCTTTTGTCGAGAAGAAACATAGGACTTCCCCTTAGCAATAACATCCGTAGCACTCATCTCCAGTAACTGCATCAAGATTGAGTTACACAGGTTAATAGCGACTTCAGAACTCGAGAAAAAACGCAAGCAAGCCAACATGATACCCCAGACGATAAGAGTGTGCATTTGTGTTTAAATTCAACTGCAATTATATTCCAAACCTGCTCATACATGTAAGGATTAGTTAAACAATTCAACTTCGAGCGCCATTCCCCAACTCCAATATTAAACTCCCTAATCTCCGGCAAGCTCCACCGGCGGAGATCCCCATCCTCAATGTACTTAAGCACCATCTCCACACGCTCTCTCTCCTCCACTTCCAACAAACCTCCACCCATTCCCTAATCcacaacaaaaccaaaaacatcaTCTCAAACATCCCACTCACCTAAACACCTAAAACCACAATCAAAACACCCAAATCCACAGCTCACATTATCGCATCCAATTTCGGCAAGATTAGCAGAGAAGTAATCATACACGGCACTAGAGCTACTCTTCCCAGTATCAACTCGAAACACGACATTCTCCGGGAAATCCTCCCCGGACGGCAACACTTTCACTACAGATTTCCGGTGATCGAAAGCAATCACCCTAAAAATAAAGACATGAATCAGCAAATCACAACTAGTACAATACTCAAAACACATGAAACTAAACTCACTCGCATTGAGCTCGTCTGGAAAGCTCGGCGGCGAGTCCTCTCGGGCCGAGAAAATCAAGGAGATAGCAGCGCTGCAATCCCTGGATGCACAAATCATCGACGCTGTAAAAAAGAGAAGAGTGGAATTAGAGTAAATTGGAGCGAGATAGAAGGGCAATATGGGAAAGGAGAGGAGAGTGGGACCTGAAGGGGTGGAGGGAGGAGAAAGGGAGGGAGAGGCAGGGGAGGTGGAGGCAGGAGTGGAAGAGGTGAGCGAATAGAGCGGAGAAGGCGCCGGAGAAAGAGGGGTAGTTGTAGAGGACCAAGTTGGGGAGGTTTTCGTCGGAGGCTTTGGAGAGAGCTTCTAAGGCGGAGTCTGATCGGAAGGTCCTTCGGGGTTGGAGAAGAGCGAGAGGAGCCACTGCTGTGCTTCTTCTCCAGTATTTTCCAACAGCAAGAGAAATATccattttagaattttcaatcCAAAATGGCCTCGCCTTTATACCCGACCCttgcctctctctttctttctttttaacAGAGCTAAACCCCTACGATGACATTTTGTGAGTCACCACAGTAAATATATGTGTCGCATTTGACACTAGCAAATTTCATACGCTTTTAGCTGTTTTAGTGACGTGACAATTTCTTCATGAAGTTCCTTGATCTTGACAATTGAATTAATGAACTTATTTTCTTCACCCCGCAATTGAAAAGTGATGAAGCCAAGATGATTTTTTACACTCAAAATAGTGTTGCATAAACTACATTATCTATCAGTTACTTTTCACGCTGGTGTTTCACTTGCATTAGTGAATGAGATACTGATTCTGCTTGTCCAACCAGCAATCTCAATTTGATGGTTGATTAGGCTGgtgttgtaatttttttaacttcTCATTTTCGAATGTGGATTTCTAGCCTTTGTTAGTAATATGTTGCCGGCGTTGATCAATGCATAGGGTAACAAAGGGGCAGTGTAAGCGTCTCATTTAATAGCAGGAAGTAATTAGATCAATGACAAATTGTAGAACAGACAGCAACAAACTGAAGCTCAATTAAACAGGGGAATACATCTTCTGAGATCTATAAACTGAAGCTCAATACATCTGCACTATTTCTGTCATAAATCTGGGTAATACACATGACCAAACATCTAGACTAACACGATTCACCTGCTTCTCAACATGATGCATCTCCAATACCCACTTGTGAAATATTGAACAGTCTGGTCTCCAATTATCATGAACCTGATAAGATATCACAGGAGATGCTCCTTAACTATGTAGgatggaaaaataaaattcaccaatatcaacataaacatcaaaatagaagtaaaaacaaaaaagatcaGCGTCAGAC
This genomic interval from Argentina anserina chromosome 1, drPotAnse1.1, whole genome shotgun sequence contains the following:
- the LOC126802398 gene encoding uncharacterized protein LOC126802398 — translated: MTKLRLVSQEHSQLPPKSFRLSPGLRANAALSFLGLGVYFRISFIFYTVAAMMTILRLVSQEHSQWPPKSFRLSPGLRASAALSFLGCLTLIFFVHDNWRPDCSIFHKWVLEMHHVEKQGFSSVKKKERERQGSGIKARPFWIENSKMDISLAVGKYWRRSTAVAPLALLQPRRTFRSDSALEALSKASDENLPNLVLYNYPSFSGAFSALFAHLFHSCLHLPCLSLPFSSLHPFSVDDLCIQGLQRCYLLDFLGPRGLAAELSRRAQCEVIAFDHRKSVVKVLPSGEDFPENVVFRVDTGKSSSSAVYDYFSANLAEIGCDNGMGGGLLEVEERERVEMVLKYIEDGDLRRWSLPEIREFNIGVGEWRSKLNCLTNPYMYEQLLEMSATDVIAKGKSYVSSRQKVANKLLDKALKIRLGRGFYGECLGVRADGNAELSDEIGKQLSVKSVAAGLRPIGAVIFMHRRNLKMCLRSMDTATDTSEVAKAYGGGGTPSSSSFIIRMDEYNQWILGNST